Proteins encoded in a region of the Magallana gigas chromosome 8, xbMagGiga1.1, whole genome shotgun sequence genome:
- the LOC105326627 gene encoding uncharacterized protein, translated as MDLSRLASFQSLLIVSCGDVERNPGPPKKEACKSEVLRQFMRCIQSDLVQLVYEATQQEPPKQLYKKAPPGWDAFDEDIKFKNVCNSKREGNKTFDKLVKLCKKEAEDLIAKNVSDVIVCYENLRDSKKDSDDTKLWKLALQNYVSQNKSMKNKSTVIDHIDEKFLIEVIKKGTEGVKQGHICSSSEGMRDISRAFNDFIAAVEKNMEQILKKPNTAGKKRPVTAEDQDTMSRMELFSVRKKMKLLDSVYAHAETFAEKEKPKPELSLPPSPNYNEVLKSEDIDLQDPERHQVFYPKPSNSLPQMKQPQQVEQQQVEQQQMEQQQVEQQQQQMEQVEHQQMEQQQVEQQQMEQQWVEQQHMEQQRVEQQQMEQQQMEQQRVEQQQMEQEIESQLLLPPSPYCDGILESEDIDLQGGSTKTIPMVQNTSDMIFTLPTQQDSTDCLSESTFEDEALKSMPLQDVIRNYLY; from the exons ATGGACCTATCAAGACTTG CAAGCTTCCAGTCCTTACTGATTGTTAGTTGCGGAGATGTGGAGAGAAATCCGGGTCCTCCTAAAAAGGAGGCTTGTAAATCAGAAGTGTTGCGACAATTCATGCGATGCATACAGTCTGATCTTGTCCAGCTTGTCTACGAGGCAACCCAGCAGGAACCACCTAAACAACTGTACAAAAAAGCTCCTCCTGGATGGGATGCGTTTGACGAAGAcattaaatttaagaatgtgtgCAATTCAAAGAGAGAAGGCAATAAGACATTTGATAAGCTTGTTAAACTATGTAAAAAAGAGGCCGAAGACCTTATTGCAAAGAATGTTTCAGATGTCATTGTTTGCTATGAGAACCTTAGGGATTCGAAAAAAGATTCTGATGATACAAAACTATGGAAGCTTGCCTTACAAAATTATGTGTCCCAAAATAAATCGATGAAAAACAAAAGCACAGTTATAGATCACATTGATGAGAAATTTCTGATTGAGGTTATTAAAAAAGGAACTGAAGGGGTTAAGCAAGGACACATATGCTCATCTTCTGAGGGTATGAGAGACATCTCCAGGGCCTTCAATGATTTCATAGCTGCTGTTGAAAAGAATATGGAGCAAATA TTAAAGAAACCCAATACTGCAGGGAAAAAACGGCCAGTAACTGCTGAAGACCAGGATACAATGAGCAGG ATGGAGCTTTTTTCAGTAAGAAAGAAGATGAAATTATTGGATTCTGTGTACGCTCATGCAGAAACATTTGCTGAAAAAGAAAAGCCCAAACCAGAG CTTTCATTGCCTCCCTCACCAAATTACAATGAAGTCCTCAAATCAGAAGACATTGACCTTCAG GATCCAGAACGTCATCAGGTGTTTTATCCAAAGCCATCAAATAGTCTACCACAGATGAAGCAACCACAACAGGTTGAACAACAACAGGTTGAACAACAACAGATGGAACAACAACAGGttgaacaacaacaacaacagatgGAACAGGTTGAACACCAACAGATGGAACAACAACAGGTTGAACAACAACAGATGGAACAACAGTGGGTTGAACAACAACATATGGAACAACAACGGGTTGAACAACAACAGATGGAACAACAACAGATGGAACAACAACGGGTCGAACAACAACAGATGGAACAAGAGATTGAATCACAG CTTTTATTGCCTCCCTCACCATATTGTGATGGAATCCTCGAATCAGAAGACATTGACCTTCAG gGTGGATCAACCAAAACTATACCAATGGTGCAAAATACATCAGACATGATCTTTACTCTTCCAACTCAACAAGACTCTACAGATTGTctg tcTGAAAGCACCTTTGAAGATGAAGCCTTAAAAAGTATGCCATTACAAGATGTCATCAGGAACTATCTTTATTAA
- the LOC105329216 gene encoding dye-decolorizing peroxidase YfeX, protein MSALRGSARLFSRARPLLNRSLSTQTAAHVSRSLKPLILGSALVGYGVYKYMNTEQTVGLFPAVSAAGVPESQPSVYSQGKNHALYLWIYVKPEANAKEVAKAVAKLQKYVDQVTDPKMRDEEDEIWAGVGFGPNFYKQIGGKPKEDYNYPHRKGNLGEMPSSGGDVFIHAKCNTPSKLFELAQVVMKNMPANSVESFEDVYSFVYKNGRDLSGFIDGTENAADEESRQNIAVDKETGGSYVITQKWIHDLQVIDKEKDKTLESWVGRNRPDSTELSRKSITSHVARMTGGNSWQQAKPVEIVRQSMPFGSLSSEAGLFFIGYAASPMNFEFMLDRMVGARDDSNCDDIMRLSKNIKGTYWYFPGADELKKFA, encoded by the exons ATGTCAGCTTTGAGAGGAAGCGCCAGACTTTTCAGTCGTGCCAGGCCTTTACTTA atCGCAGTTTATCTACACAGACAGCAGCTCATGTGAGCCGCTCCCTGAAGCCCCTGATCCTGGGTTCTGCCCTCGTTGGCTATGGGGTTTATAAGTACATGAACACTGAACAAACTGTCGGCCTGTTCCCAGCAGTCAGTGCCGCTGGTGTTCCCGAGAGCCAGCCATCG gtataTTCACAAGGCAAAAACCATGCCCTGTACTTATGGATCTATGTGAAGCCTGAGGCCAACGCAAAGGAGGTCGCTAAAGCTGTGGCCAAGCTGCAGAAATATGTGGATCAGGTGACTGACCCAAAGATGAGGGATGAGGAGGATGAAATCTGGGCCGGGGTTGGATTTGGACCCAACTTCTATAAACAG ATTGGGGGAAAACCCAAGGAGGATTACAATTACCCCCACCGCAAAGGAAACCTGGGAGAAATGCCCAGCTCAG gagGAGATGTGTTTATCCATGCCAAGTGTAACACCCCCAGCAAGCTGTTTGAGCTGGCCCAGGTTGTGATGAAAAACATGCCTGCCAACAGCGTGGAGTCCTTCGAAGATGTGTACAGCTTCGTCTACAAGAACGGCAGGGATCTCTCCGGCTTCATCGATG GGACTGAGAATGCTGCAGATGAGGAATCCAGACAGAACATTGCTGTGGACAAAGAAACTGGAGGCAGTTATGTG ATTACCCAAAAGTGGATTCATGATCTCCAGGTGATTGACAAAGaaaaag ACAAGACTCTGGAATCCTGGGTAGGAAGAAATCGTCCAGACAGCACGGAACTGAGTCGTAAATCTATCACATCCCACGTGGCCAGAATGACTGGAG GAAACAGTTGGCAGCAGGCCAAGCCAGTTGAGATCGTTCGCCAGTCCATGCCTTTCGGATCTCTGAGCTCAGAGGCCGGTCTGTTCTTCATCGGATACGCTGCCTCCCCAATGAATTTTGAGTTCATGCTGGACCGCATGGTTGGAGCACGAGACGATAGCAACTGTGATGACATCATGAGGCTCTCCAAGAACATAAAAGGAACATATTGGTACTTTCCTGGTGCAGATGAACTTAAAAAATTCGCCTGA